In Methanomicrobium antiquum, one DNA window encodes the following:
- a CDS encoding magnesium chelatase subunit D family protein, which yields MESSSRRNILPFTAIVGQERMKTALLLNAVNPRIGGVLIRGDKGTAKSTAVRALAEVLPEINVSVNCPFNCNPDNEKEMCYFCREKSEKPKSYRRKVRVVDLPLGATEDRLSGTIDIEKAIKEGKKVIEPGILADVNRGILYVDEINLLDDHIADILLDSAAMGVNVIEREGISLSHPAVFILIGTMNPEEGELRPQLLDRFGLQVSVEGIKDIDSRIEIVRTAENFEKNPEEFIKKCCTGQDELRNKIEAAAKILPLVEITDSQIRKIAEVCINAGITTHRAEITVMRTAKTIAALKGQKNVETEDIKEAIQLALPHRMRKKPFEEPELDEDMLNDILDEPDDKNEKSPGEKNQSNQPEERKNPQRNEEPHSTGDPEKNSDNSKDREKEDSSEVTYAVGKPVDISKINDEIHKDRMKRKNASGKRVESGVSGKRGHYRGFDISKEPNDIAFDATIRAAAPFQNQREKEGLAVSLKKYDLREKRRAGKISTACMFVVDASGSMGAKKRMESTKGAILSMLNNSYQKRDRVGLVAFKGDRAEVLLPLCSSVDLAKKCLEELPTGGRTPLSAGLMRGLEALMQEKKKNGDVIPLLVCISDGRSNSSLSGNIKQELLAVSQEIFRNNIHTVLIDTEDLSGGFLKMQLGYCKMIAEHSQGSYYSLDELNQENISEIASKEMDFCGELLN from the coding sequence ATGGAATCATCATCCCGGAGAAACATTTTACCGTTCACAGCCATCGTCGGACAGGAAAGGATGAAAACAGCACTTCTCTTAAATGCCGTCAATCCAAGAATCGGCGGAGTATTAATAAGAGGCGATAAGGGAACAGCCAAATCAACAGCCGTTCGTGCACTTGCTGAAGTTCTGCCGGAGATTAATGTATCGGTCAACTGTCCGTTCAACTGCAACCCCGACAATGAAAAGGAGATGTGCTACTTCTGCCGGGAAAAATCTGAAAAGCCAAAATCATACAGGCGAAAGGTAAGAGTTGTTGACCTTCCGCTTGGTGCAACAGAAGACAGGCTTTCCGGCACAATTGACATTGAAAAGGCGATAAAGGAAGGCAAAAAGGTAATTGAGCCGGGTATACTTGCCGATGTCAACAGGGGAATACTCTATGTTGATGAGATTAATCTGCTTGATGATCATATCGCGGATATTCTTCTTGATTCCGCTGCAATGGGGGTAAATGTCATTGAAAGAGAAGGAATCTCACTGTCGCACCCGGCAGTCTTCATTCTTATCGGAACAATGAACCCCGAAGAAGGCGAACTTCGCCCCCAGCTTCTGGACAGATTCGGCCTTCAGGTATCTGTTGAGGGAATAAAGGACATTGATTCAAGAATAGAAATAGTAAGGACAGCAGAAAATTTTGAGAAAAATCCTGAAGAATTTATTAAAAAATGCTGTACCGGACAGGATGAACTCAGAAATAAAATAGAGGCTGCCGCAAAGATATTGCCCCTTGTTGAGATTACAGATTCACAGATCAGAAAGATTGCAGAAGTCTGCATAAATGCCGGAATTACAACACACCGCGCCGAGATTACGGTCATGAGAACAGCAAAGACAATTGCGGCGCTAAAGGGGCAAAAAAATGTTGAAACAGAAGATATAAAAGAAGCAATACAGCTTGCCCTTCCCCACAGGATGCGGAAAAAACCTTTTGAAGAGCCTGAACTTGATGAGGATATGCTAAACGATATCTTAGACGAGCCGGATGACAAAAATGAAAAGTCGCCCGGTGAGAAAAATCAATCAAACCAGCCTGAAGAGAGAAAAAATCCGCAAAGAAACGAAGAGCCTCATTCCACAGGCGATCCTGAAAAAAACAGTGATAATTCCAAAGACAGAGAAAAAGAGGATTCATCCGAAGTCACGTATGCCGTTGGAAAGCCTGTCGATATATCAAAGATTAATGATGAAATACACAAAGACAGGATGAAAAGAAAAAATGCAAGCGGGAAAAGGGTTGAATCAGGGGTGTCTGGTAAAAGAGGGCATTACAGGGGATTTGACATTTCAAAAGAGCCTAATGATATTGCGTTTGACGCAACAATCAGGGCAGCAGCACCGTTTCAAAATCAGAGGGAGAAAGAAGGGCTTGCAGTTTCACTTAAAAAATATGATTTGAGGGAGAAGAGAAGAGCTGGAAAAATTTCAACAGCCTGCATGTTTGTCGTCGATGCAAGCGGTTCGATGGGTGCAAAGAAGAGAATGGAAAGCACAAAAGGTGCAATTTTATCAATGCTTAATAATTCCTACCAGAAACGCGACAGAGTAGGTCTCGTTGCATTTAAAGGTGACAGGGCTGAAGTTCTCCTTCCGCTGTGCTCAAGTGTTGACCTGGCAAAGAAATGCTTAGAAGAGCTTCCAACAGGAGGAAGGACTCCTCTCTCCGCCGGACTTATGAGAGGACTGGAGGCATTAATGCAGGAGAAGAAGAAAAACGGCGATGTTATTCCACTTCTTGTGTGCATATCCGATGGAAGATCAAACTCCTCTCTTTCGGGAAATATAAAACAGGAGCTCTTGGCAGTTTCACAGGAAATTTTCAGGAACAATATTCATACCGTATTAATAGATACTGAGGATTTATCAGGCGGATTCTTAAAAATGCAGCTTGGCTACTGTAAAATGATTGCAGAGCACTCGCAGGGAAGCTATTATTCACTTGATGAATTAAATCAGGAAAATATTTCAGAAATTGCATCAAAAGAGATGGATTTCTGCGGTGAACTTTTAAACTAA